One window of Acidobacteriaceae bacterium genomic DNA carries:
- the ltaE gene encoding low-specificity L-threonine aldolase, translating into MGSGNVIDLRSDTVTKPTAAMRAAMAAAEVGDDVYGEDPTVNRLEQRAAGVFGREAAIFVPTGTMGNQIAIRLHTDHGQEVICEARSHILDWEMAMVSAFSGCVPRAVEGDGGVLSWESIRRAIAPKIYYRAPTGLIAVENTHNMAGGTVTPLEVLEEIWEGARDARLPVHLDGARVFNAAAALGVDVATLTQGFDTVMFCLSKGLGAPVGSILVGSREVIERARVFRKALGGGMRQAGVLAAAGLIALEEMPKRLAEDHANARLLAEAIARCDGAEIGPADVQTNIVIFTLKQGSGESGDASALVRKLREHGVLASAIGPHAVRLVTHYDVSRDDCERAAAVLAQLLCGAAVQA; encoded by the coding sequence TTGGGAAGCGGAAATGTAATTGATCTACGCAGCGATACAGTGACCAAGCCAACAGCAGCGATGCGTGCGGCGATGGCTGCGGCTGAAGTTGGGGACGATGTATATGGTGAAGATCCAACTGTGAATCGTCTGGAGCAGCGTGCGGCCGGGGTCTTCGGGCGCGAGGCCGCGATCTTTGTACCAACCGGGACGATGGGGAATCAGATCGCGATCCGGCTTCATACGGATCACGGGCAGGAGGTCATCTGCGAGGCGCGATCGCACATCCTCGACTGGGAAATGGCCATGGTGTCCGCGTTCTCGGGTTGCGTGCCACGTGCGGTGGAGGGTGATGGCGGTGTGTTGTCGTGGGAATCGATCCGCCGGGCGATTGCCCCGAAGATCTATTACCGCGCGCCAACGGGACTCATTGCTGTGGAGAACACCCACAATATGGCTGGTGGGACGGTAACTCCGCTGGAGGTTCTGGAAGAGATTTGGGAGGGCGCACGGGACGCCAGACTGCCGGTGCATCTGGATGGAGCTCGCGTCTTCAATGCAGCTGCTGCCTTGGGAGTAGATGTTGCGACGCTCACGCAAGGTTTCGATACGGTGATGTTCTGCTTGAGCAAGGGTTTGGGTGCGCCGGTCGGATCGATATTGGTGGGCTCGCGTGAGGTGATCGAGCGGGCCCGGGTGTTTCGTAAGGCGTTGGGTGGTGGGATGCGTCAGGCGGGCGTTCTGGCGGCCGCGGGACTTATTGCCCTGGAAGAGATGCCGAAGCGGCTCGCAGAGGATCATGCAAACGCGCGGCTGCTCGCAGAAGCGATCGCGCGCTGCGACGGGGCGGAGATCGGTCCCGCGGATGTGCAGACGAATATTGTGATCTTTACATTGAAGCAGGGCAGCGGCGAGAGTGGTGATGCGTCGGCACTTGTCCGCAAATTGCGAGAGCACGGCGTGCTGGCGAGTGCAATTGGGCCGCATGCGGTGCGGCTGGTAACACACTACGACGTAAGTCGCGACGATTGCGAGCGTGCCGCGGCTGTGCTTGCGCAGCTGCTCTGTGGTGCGGCAGTTCAAGCCTGA
- a CDS encoding response regulator — protein MSHSSRLVLCVDDERVGLHVRKLLLERSGYNVLTANDGRTGLTLFRENPVDAVVLDYAMPGMHGGEVAAQMRAEKPYVPILLLSAYVGLPSDVTGLVNVYMTKGEGAPALLEKLDRLFSQLNS, from the coding sequence ATGTCACATTCAAGCCGCCTGGTCCTCTGCGTCGATGACGAGCGGGTAGGACTCCACGTACGCAAGCTTCTTCTGGAGCGCTCTGGCTATAACGTCCTCACCGCGAATGACGGCAGGACCGGACTGACACTCTTCCGGGAAAATCCCGTCGATGCGGTTGTCCTCGACTACGCCATGCCCGGCATGCATGGCGGTGAAGTGGCCGCACAGATGCGTGCTGAGAAGCCGTATGTTCCTATCCTTTTGCTATCGGCCTATGTCGGGCTCCCGTCCGATGTTACCGGGTTAGTAAACGTCTATATGACGAAAGGTGAAGGGGCACCTGCGCTTTTGGAGAAACTCGATCGCCTTTTTTCGCAACTTAACTCTTAG
- a CDS encoding class I SAM-dependent methyltransferase, translating to MSFAAADPTFRDPAGSLVVEQDRAVRSIRPEFREPVFEFLNSGFYRRAVERGDMIPSEVDDGASGLRLIHPRVRIPVYPWEWTALQWLAAAELTLRLCDEALDEGWILKDATPLNVLFEGPRPVLVDVLSFERRDVGSSLWLAYGQYVRTFLLPLLMKKLLHWPLELTSFKRDGYEPAELYAALSWGKRLSPAALWPVTIPALLDRRKDQQASVTRKQPARDPELTLHTLKRTVAGLRKRTRAVMPKSANSEWAEYTSTNSHYSAAESEQKRTWIRDVLEELRPATVLDVGANTGEFSAMAAKAGAEVVAVERDADAAERIAQMSVAKNLKIQTIHADLARPTPAVGWENRESSALLQRLEGQFDLVMLLAVIHHLLLLEQIPLRAIVELCSRLTRRFVVMEWVPVTDPMFVSLMRGRDSLYGALSERDLLAACEGLFTVARTETLGNGRVLYLLERISGEARG from the coding sequence ATGAGCTTCGCTGCCGCTGATCCCACATTTCGCGATCCCGCAGGTTCTCTGGTTGTCGAACAGGACCGGGCTGTGCGGTCGATACGGCCCGAGTTCCGGGAGCCGGTGTTCGAGTTTCTGAACTCCGGTTTTTATCGTCGTGCAGTCGAGCGCGGCGACATGATTCCGAGCGAGGTGGATGACGGCGCGAGTGGGTTGCGCCTGATTCATCCGCGCGTGCGAATTCCTGTGTATCCGTGGGAGTGGACCGCCTTGCAGTGGCTTGCTGCGGCGGAGCTGACGTTGCGGCTGTGCGACGAGGCTCTGGATGAGGGATGGATTCTGAAGGACGCGACACCGCTGAATGTCTTGTTCGAAGGACCGCGGCCAGTGCTGGTGGATGTGCTGTCGTTCGAGCGGCGCGATGTGGGGAGCTCGTTGTGGCTGGCTTACGGCCAGTATGTGCGGACGTTTCTGCTGCCGCTGCTAATGAAGAAGCTGCTCCACTGGCCGCTGGAACTGACATCGTTCAAGCGCGATGGATATGAGCCGGCTGAGCTGTACGCGGCGCTGAGTTGGGGAAAGCGGCTGTCGCCAGCGGCGTTATGGCCTGTCACAATTCCTGCGCTGCTTGATCGGCGCAAGGATCAACAGGCGAGTGTGACAAGGAAGCAGCCGGCGCGTGATCCGGAGTTGACACTGCATACGTTGAAGCGAACTGTTGCGGGGTTGCGCAAACGTACTCGAGCCGTCATGCCGAAGAGTGCGAACTCTGAATGGGCAGAGTACACGAGCACGAACTCGCACTACAGCGCGGCTGAGAGCGAGCAGAAGCGTACGTGGATTCGTGATGTGCTGGAAGAGCTGCGGCCGGCGACGGTGCTGGATGTCGGGGCGAATACGGGTGAGTTCAGCGCGATGGCCGCGAAGGCCGGTGCGGAGGTGGTGGCTGTTGAACGCGATGCCGACGCAGCGGAGCGGATCGCGCAGATGAGCGTCGCGAAGAATCTGAAGATTCAGACGATTCATGCCGATCTTGCGCGGCCTACGCCAGCGGTGGGCTGGGAAAACCGCGAATCGAGTGCGCTGTTGCAACGGCTCGAGGGGCAGTTTGATCTTGTGATGCTGCTGGCCGTGATCCATCATCTACTGCTGCTGGAGCAGATTCCGTTGCGTGCGATTGTGGAGCTGTGCAGCAGATTGACGAGAAGATTTGTTGTTATGGAGTGGGTGCCCGTGACGGATCCGATGTTTGTGAGCCTGATGCGTGGACGAGATTCACTGTATGGCGCGTTGAGTGAGCGCGATCTGCTCGCAGCTTGCGAAGGGCTTTTCACGGTCGCGCGGACGGAGACGCTGGGGAACGGGCGGGTGTTGTACCTTCTGGAACGAATTTCAGGCGAGGCGCGTGGGTGA
- the hemW gene encoding radical SAM family heme chaperone HemW, which yields MSDLAQTERLGVYVSVPFCRAKCSFCNFASGVSSAERIAEYVRRLCEEIDGAAAKAERAGAQLPSLVDTVYFGGGTPSLLDPKQLRDIFAALRRQFTLQSDAEITLEAAPGQIADEVLDEALRLGVSRVSLGVQSFVDRESAAVGRTHTGESCMREFARLRAAGVRDIGADLIAGLPHQTRDSWRISLEAACSSELTHLSVYLLEIDEGSRLGREVLGGGARLHAPAVASEELAAEMYEEACELLPAYGFAQYEISNFAYGAQHQSRHNRKYWERAPYLGFGLDAHSMLLRDDGRAVRFANPDELDDYDAELAVDLIEITGRDEFEESIFLALRLNEGLSVGNLRERFPLDWVRECEDRVRELAGDGLVGVADGRWSLTTRGRLVSSEIFGELLAVVA from the coding sequence ATGAGTGATTTGGCACAGACGGAGCGCTTGGGCGTGTACGTAAGCGTGCCGTTCTGCCGGGCCAAGTGCAGCTTCTGCAACTTTGCATCAGGAGTTTCGTCGGCCGAGCGCATTGCTGAATATGTGCGCAGGCTGTGCGAGGAGATCGATGGCGCTGCGGCGAAGGCGGAGCGGGCTGGAGCGCAACTCCCGAGCCTGGTAGATACGGTGTACTTCGGTGGGGGCACACCCAGCCTGCTCGATCCGAAGCAACTGCGGGACATCTTCGCGGCGTTGCGGCGGCAGTTTACGCTGCAGTCGGATGCGGAGATTACGCTTGAGGCGGCTCCGGGGCAGATTGCGGATGAGGTCCTGGACGAGGCGTTGCGATTGGGCGTTAGTCGCGTGAGTCTAGGAGTGCAAAGTTTTGTGGATCGCGAGAGTGCGGCCGTGGGCCGGACGCACACCGGTGAATCGTGCATGCGCGAGTTTGCGCGGCTCCGTGCAGCAGGGGTGCGGGATATTGGAGCGGACCTGATTGCCGGACTGCCTCATCAAACGCGTGATAGCTGGCGGATATCGCTCGAGGCTGCGTGCTCTTCGGAGCTCACTCATCTGAGTGTGTATCTGCTGGAGATTGACGAGGGGTCGCGGCTCGGCCGCGAGGTACTGGGCGGCGGTGCTCGACTGCATGCACCGGCAGTGGCAAGCGAGGAGCTCGCAGCAGAGATGTATGAGGAAGCCTGCGAACTCCTGCCGGCCTACGGGTTCGCGCAATACGAGATCTCCAACTTTGCGTATGGCGCGCAGCATCAGTCCCGTCACAATCGCAAGTACTGGGAGCGCGCGCCGTATCTCGGGTTTGGTTTGGATGCACACTCCATGCTGTTGCGCGACGATGGAAGGGCAGTTCGATTTGCGAATCCAGACGAGCTCGATGATTACGACGCAGAACTTGCTGTTGATCTGATTGAGATAACCGGGCGTGATGAGTTTGAGGAATCGATCTTCCTCGCTCTGCGGTTGAATGAGGGACTTTCGGTCGGCAATCTGCGCGAGCGGTTCCCACTAGACTGGGTTCGCGAATGTGAGGACCGCGTCCGCGAACTAGCGGGCGACGGTTTAGTGGGTGTCGCGGATGGGCGGTGGTCGCTCACCACGCGAGGCCGGCTGGTTTCAAGCGAGATTTTTGGTGAACTGTTAGCCGTTGTGGCTTGA
- a CDS encoding ABC transporter ATP-binding protein, with product MAAVTDDKQSKPQPADPAPEQRSGPDEDVVGRAYDSRLMRRLARYLTPYKLAAGFSACATIIKSASDVAGPYLVKVTVDAYLAPSGHPGWLARHLSPHPLTGINELALLYLGALLLSFGLEFVQTYLMQWTGQKIMYDLRSQIFRHIQSMHVGFFDRNPVGRLVTRVTSDVDALNEMFTSGVLAIFEDVFALSFIVYIMLRMSWPLALLTLSVIPGILYATKLFREHVRDSYRRQRAATARINSFTQEYVSGMSVVQLFNRERRAFRDFSAVNAENKHAWTDAIFAYALYYPVVEFLSSTAIALVIRFGGRAVLRNTALGSLGSASIHSSVFHTVTLGILIAFIQYAQRFFRPIQDLSDKYNILQAAMAAAERIFKLLDTAPDISSPAHSRTGDHSGRIEFRNVWFTYQKLTAQDVTILASSSNPERDLPHVEWILRDVSFTVHHDETAAIVGHTGAGKTTLTALMMRFYDVQRGQVLVDGIDVREQDLLTLRRRFGVVLQDPFLFSGDIQYNIRLGSSWITEDEVANAADQVNVGDFIRTLPAAFHEPVLERGSTLSTGQKQLVSFARALAHKPGILILDEATSSVDTETELRVRSALERMITGRTSVLIAHRLSTIQRADTILVMHKGKLREQGTHQQLLANRGLYYKLYELQYKDQESGTAALGTPFPETFTA from the coding sequence ATGGCCGCAGTTACGGATGACAAGCAGAGCAAGCCACAACCGGCCGATCCCGCGCCCGAACAGCGTTCCGGTCCTGACGAGGACGTCGTCGGCAGGGCTTATGACTCCCGCCTAATGCGGCGGTTGGCCCGCTATCTCACTCCATACAAGCTCGCCGCCGGCTTTTCCGCCTGCGCCACCATCATTAAATCGGCGTCTGACGTTGCTGGTCCCTACCTTGTGAAAGTGACCGTCGACGCTTATCTTGCCCCCAGCGGCCACCCCGGCTGGCTCGCCCGGCACCTCAGCCCACACCCTCTCACAGGCATCAACGAGCTTGCGCTGCTTTACCTGGGAGCTCTGCTCCTCAGCTTCGGCCTGGAGTTTGTCCAAACCTACCTGATGCAGTGGACAGGTCAGAAGATCATGTACGATCTGCGCTCGCAGATCTTCCGCCACATCCAGAGCATGCACGTCGGCTTCTTCGACCGCAATCCCGTTGGGCGCCTCGTCACCCGTGTCACATCGGATGTCGATGCCCTCAACGAGATGTTCACCTCCGGCGTTCTCGCCATCTTCGAGGACGTCTTTGCGCTCAGCTTCATCGTCTACATCATGCTCAGGATGAGCTGGCCGCTCGCGCTGCTGACACTCTCCGTGATTCCCGGGATTCTCTATGCGACGAAGCTGTTCCGCGAGCATGTCCGCGACAGCTATCGTCGCCAACGCGCCGCCACCGCTCGCATCAACTCCTTCACGCAGGAGTACGTGTCTGGCATGAGCGTCGTGCAGCTTTTCAACCGCGAGCGCCGCGCCTTCCGCGATTTCTCCGCAGTCAATGCTGAAAACAAGCACGCATGGACCGACGCGATCTTCGCCTACGCACTTTACTATCCTGTCGTCGAATTCCTCAGCTCGACAGCGATTGCACTAGTCATTCGGTTCGGCGGCCGTGCAGTGCTGCGAAACACTGCCTTGGGTTCATTGGGCAGCGCGTCTATACATTCCTCCGTCTTCCACACTGTTACGCTCGGCATTCTGATCGCGTTCATCCAGTACGCACAACGCTTTTTCCGGCCGATCCAGGACCTCAGCGACAAGTACAACATCCTGCAAGCGGCAATGGCCGCAGCCGAGCGCATCTTCAAGCTGCTCGACACCGCACCTGACATCTCCTCACCCGCACATTCGCGCACTGGTGATCACTCAGGGCGCATCGAGTTCCGCAACGTCTGGTTCACCTACCAGAAGCTCACTGCGCAAGACGTTACCATCCTCGCGTCCTCATCTAACCCCGAGCGTGATCTCCCGCATGTGGAATGGATTCTTCGCGACGTCAGCTTCACTGTCCATCATGACGAGACTGCAGCCATCGTGGGACATACCGGGGCCGGCAAGACCACGCTCACGGCATTGATGATGCGGTTCTACGATGTGCAACGCGGCCAGGTTCTCGTCGACGGCATCGACGTCCGCGAGCAGGATCTCCTCACTTTGCGCCGTCGCTTCGGTGTGGTTCTTCAGGACCCTTTCCTCTTCTCGGGCGACATCCAGTACAACATCCGCCTCGGCTCCTCCTGGATCACTGAAGACGAGGTCGCCAACGCAGCCGACCAGGTCAATGTGGGCGACTTCATCCGCACACTTCCAGCCGCGTTCCACGAGCCTGTGCTCGAGCGCGGCTCGACTCTCTCAACCGGCCAGAAGCAACTTGTAAGTTTCGCCCGGGCGCTTGCACACAAGCCGGGCATCCTCATCCTCGATGAGGCCACCAGTTCGGTCGATACCGAAACAGAGCTCCGCGTGCGTTCTGCTCTCGAACGCATGATCACAGGCCGCACCAGCGTTCTCATAGCGCATCGCCTCTCGACGATTCAACGCGCCGACACCATCCTCGTCATGCATAAGGGCAAACTCCGCGAACAGGGAACGCACCAGCAATTGCTCGCAAACCGGGGTCTCTACTACAAGCTCTATGAGTTGCAGTACAAGGATCAGGAATCTGGGACGGCCGCACTCGGCACTCCGTTCCCCGAGACCTTTACCGCCTGA
- a CDS encoding ATP-binding protein, which produces MNLSQLNRILLQTLLLPVVALLLVSGALIWQVGNALRTVTDLRDSDRNIATATSILAKTVDEETGLRGFQNTSNEAFLEPFQKTQAPLASDVTSLRKDLVRHGKDTSLLNQFVTTHRAWVDSFATPMIGLIRSGGDTRDVALNLSGKNQMDQMRALLNELIDEQKMQRQNEVEHWQNQVRHTLEAIVGCAALIGLLIGLFARSRLHMVTQAFQGAIAALRKNAQATYDSEQRLRTTLTSIGDGVIVCDQHGRIELLNAVAEQLTGWTQAEAAQQPISDVFLILDEATRELMENPVDAVLRTRRAVSLANHAVLLRRGGGEIQIDDSGSPILDRSGELAGVVMVFRDVSQQRRTQAALLASEKLAVTGRLAATLAHEIHNPLDSVVNLLYLMKNGSTPEENIEFLDLARSELDRVTQISRAMLGMYRESKTPIELNLKELLDSILLLLQRQITQAGITLKKDLADNVTISGYPAELRQVFTNLLTNAMDASTPGSVIEVSLRCTPAPDDQRLRSSRSGVTVSVIDHGPGIPSDTIKHLFQPFFTTKGEKGTGLGLWVSQGIVQRHGGDIRLESRTDETNHGTTVSVFLPPTALEIAAPESAASQA; this is translated from the coding sequence GTGAACCTGAGTCAGCTAAATCGGATACTTCTGCAGACTCTGCTGCTTCCTGTAGTTGCACTGCTGCTTGTCTCCGGGGCGCTCATCTGGCAGGTTGGCAATGCATTGAGGACAGTCACCGATCTCCGGGACTCTGACCGCAACATCGCTACCGCAACGTCTATCCTCGCGAAGACTGTTGACGAGGAAACCGGGCTGCGCGGCTTCCAGAACACCTCGAACGAAGCTTTTCTGGAGCCTTTTCAGAAGACACAGGCTCCCCTCGCATCCGATGTGACCTCCCTCCGGAAGGACCTCGTACGGCACGGCAAAGATACGAGTCTGCTGAACCAGTTTGTCACGACGCACCGCGCCTGGGTGGACAGCTTCGCTACTCCGATGATCGGCTTGATCCGGTCCGGCGGAGACACACGCGACGTTGCTCTCAACCTCAGCGGCAAGAACCAGATGGACCAAATGCGCGCTCTGCTGAACGAATTAATCGATGAGCAGAAAATGCAGCGTCAGAATGAGGTCGAACACTGGCAGAATCAGGTTCGGCACACGCTCGAAGCGATCGTTGGTTGCGCCGCGCTCATTGGTCTTTTGATCGGACTGTTCGCTCGCAGCCGACTCCACATGGTGACGCAAGCATTCCAGGGCGCCATCGCCGCTCTTCGCAAGAACGCGCAAGCAACATATGACTCCGAGCAGCGCCTGCGGACCACGCTCACCTCCATAGGTGATGGCGTCATCGTCTGCGATCAGCATGGCCGCATCGAACTGCTGAATGCGGTCGCTGAGCAGCTAACAGGCTGGACCCAGGCTGAAGCGGCGCAACAGCCTATCAGCGACGTCTTCCTCATACTGGATGAGGCTACACGTGAGCTTATGGAGAACCCTGTCGATGCCGTGCTTCGCACGCGTCGCGCTGTTTCACTCGCCAACCATGCCGTTCTCCTTCGTCGAGGCGGCGGAGAGATTCAGATAGACGACAGCGGCTCACCAATTCTCGATCGCTCTGGCGAACTCGCCGGTGTCGTTATGGTCTTTCGGGACGTCAGCCAGCAGCGGCGGACACAAGCCGCACTTCTTGCGAGCGAAAAACTTGCCGTCACCGGAAGGCTCGCCGCCACGCTGGCGCACGAGATCCATAATCCACTCGACTCGGTTGTCAATCTGCTCTATCTGATGAAGAACGGGTCGACGCCCGAGGAGAATATTGAGTTCCTCGACCTGGCGCGTTCGGAACTCGATCGCGTTACGCAAATCAGCCGCGCTATGCTCGGCATGTACCGCGAATCCAAGACGCCCATTGAACTTAACCTGAAGGAACTTCTCGACAGCATTCTGCTCCTGCTTCAACGCCAAATCACACAAGCGGGCATCACTCTCAAGAAGGACCTCGCTGACAATGTCACGATCAGCGGCTACCCCGCGGAATTGCGACAGGTCTTCACGAACCTGCTCACGAATGCAATGGACGCCTCCACGCCAGGGTCGGTCATCGAAGTTTCACTCCGTTGCACGCCGGCGCCCGATGACCAGCGTTTGCGCTCCAGCCGCAGTGGCGTGACCGTTTCTGTAATCGACCATGGCCCCGGTATTCCTTCCGACACGATCAAACATCTCTTCCAGCCCTTCTTCACGACCAAGGGTGAGAAAGGCACCGGACTAGGGCTGTGGGTCAGCCAGGGCATCGTGCAGCGGCACGGCGGTGACATCCGGCTCGAATCGCGCACCGACGAAACGAATCACGGCACAACCGTGTCTGTCTTCCTTCCTCCCACAGCACTTGAAATCGCCGCTCCGGAGAGCGCCGCGTCTCAGGCTTGA
- a CDS encoding sulfatase-like hydrolase/transferase, producing the protein MTERAQLRWRHVLKRLCQCIGLASLILVVNYGDLLGGGSDVRMHVPYPLTGICLAQVADILLLGLVLFVVLAFAARTTYYSWVRLMVMILAPPYLLERTRTVSPLTLTDGVILIVGVVWAALLLLLLLRFPLGYRRVIRIGDAVGVFFAIFGICSIVQLLWVMAWRPGPQQIKAAWSKSPQSPRVHPRVVWVLFDELSYDQLFEHRAHDLALPNFDALRAQSTLYTNMQPVGLKTVKIVPSLLSGAAVDDFRYEFNNSFRVHYDGVHGWHPLDGSGTIFHDAERAGWRTAAVGWYNPYCTIYRSALDSCYWTNLDRTDGDMAQRYSLWRNTARPFQGLVIQLFSPVLADRRSCDFDVRQRLQTDLSLQQHAMELLKQDQADFIFLHLPIPHSPNIWSRVNDEYAHGCGSSYLDNLALADRTLGAMMAVLQQSPRWKDTTVIVQGDHAWRIMLWDWLPAWTEEDDQASRGEFDSRPALLIHNAGQMQALTDGRALSLLFVHDALEDVVQGKAVSPVKQRQATPAAGRAVVRQAPWSETSSR; encoded by the coding sequence GTGACTGAACGTGCACAGCTGCGATGGCGCCATGTGTTGAAGCGGCTTTGCCAGTGCATCGGGCTGGCTTCGCTGATTCTCGTTGTGAACTATGGCGATCTGCTGGGCGGTGGATCGGATGTGCGTATGCACGTTCCGTATCCTCTGACCGGAATCTGTCTCGCGCAGGTTGCGGACATTCTGCTGCTCGGCCTGGTCTTGTTTGTCGTGCTCGCGTTCGCGGCTCGCACAACTTACTACTCCTGGGTGCGCCTGATGGTGATGATCCTGGCGCCGCCATATCTGCTGGAGCGGACGCGCACGGTGAGTCCGCTGACATTGACGGACGGTGTGATTCTCATCGTTGGCGTGGTGTGGGCTGCGTTGCTGCTGCTGTTGTTGCTGCGGTTTCCGTTGGGATACCGTCGCGTGATTCGCATAGGTGATGCGGTGGGTGTTTTCTTTGCGATCTTCGGAATATGCAGCATCGTGCAGTTGCTTTGGGTGATGGCATGGAGACCAGGTCCGCAGCAGATTAAGGCGGCGTGGAGCAAGAGTCCGCAATCACCGCGTGTACATCCGCGTGTGGTGTGGGTGCTGTTTGATGAACTCTCGTACGATCAGCTATTCGAACACAGAGCGCACGACCTGGCTCTGCCGAACTTTGACGCGTTGCGCGCGCAGAGCACGCTCTACACGAACATGCAGCCGGTGGGGCTAAAGACGGTAAAGATTGTGCCTTCGTTACTGAGCGGCGCGGCAGTCGACGATTTTCGCTATGAATTCAACAACAGCTTTAGGGTGCACTATGACGGTGTACATGGGTGGCATCCGCTGGATGGCAGCGGAACAATTTTTCATGATGCGGAGCGCGCGGGATGGAGGACTGCAGCCGTTGGCTGGTACAACCCGTACTGCACGATTTACCGGAGCGCGCTGGATAGCTGCTACTGGACTAACCTGGATCGGACCGACGGCGATATGGCGCAGCGGTACAGCCTGTGGCGGAATACAGCCCGGCCGTTTCAAGGGTTAGTGATCCAGCTTTTTTCGCCAGTCCTTGCAGACCGCAGGAGCTGCGACTTCGATGTGCGGCAAAGATTGCAGACGGATTTGAGTCTGCAGCAGCATGCGATGGAACTGTTGAAGCAGGATCAGGCGGACTTCATCTTTTTACACCTGCCGATTCCGCACAGCCCGAATATCTGGAGCCGCGTAAACGACGAATACGCCCACGGATGCGGGAGTTCGTATCTGGACAACCTGGCGTTGGCGGACCGGACGCTCGGGGCGATGATGGCAGTTTTGCAGCAGTCGCCAAGATGGAAGGATACGACGGTGATTGTGCAGGGCGATCATGCCTGGCGCATCATGCTCTGGGATTGGTTGCCGGCCTGGACGGAAGAGGACGATCAGGCTTCGCGCGGCGAGTTTGATTCGCGTCCTGCACTGTTGATTCACAACGCGGGACAGATGCAGGCGCTCACTGACGGGCGTGCGTTGTCGCTGCTGTTCGTGCACGACGCGCTTGAAGATGTGGTGCAGGGCAAGGCAGTGTCGCCTGTGAAACAGCGGCAGGCAACGCCCGCGGCGGGACGGGCGGTCGTGCGGCAAGCCCCATGGAGTGAAACCTCAAGCAGGTGA
- a CDS encoding M23 family metallopeptidase produces MHVRSVVLFTALTITASAQTHTAHRTAPADETAIHNVFWQPNNLHQGSPMFLTVELERPARRVTGNFVNKTITFFSDSPGKKTWHALAGVDLDAQPGDYGLDVTATLVGGRVAHWSQKVTVAAGDFKTGDINVPENYVNPTDVEQKQIAQDELLKKRAYAHSALHPLWSGDFIKPVNAASTPTFGESRILNEEKTSLHTGTDFPVAEATPVIVSNSGTVVLVRDLFYEGNTVIVDHGVGLFTVYLHMSRIDVHEGDKLDKGAKLGLSGASGRVTGPHLHLGVRWSGVWLDPVQLLAITLPKTSFAASERHTAERLAHRR; encoded by the coding sequence ATGCACGTTCGTTCTGTCGTCCTCTTTACCGCGCTCACGATTACTGCCTCCGCCCAAACGCACACCGCTCACCGCACCGCGCCGGCCGACGAGACCGCCATCCATAACGTCTTCTGGCAGCCCAACAATCTGCACCAGGGCTCACCCATGTTCCTTACGGTTGAGCTCGAGCGCCCGGCGAGGCGTGTCACCGGCAACTTCGTGAACAAGACGATCACCTTCTTTTCCGACTCGCCGGGGAAGAAAACCTGGCACGCGCTTGCCGGAGTCGATCTCGATGCGCAGCCGGGCGACTACGGCCTGGACGTCACCGCAACTCTCGTCGGCGGCCGCGTCGCGCATTGGAGCCAGAAGGTCACGGTTGCCGCCGGCGACTTCAAGACCGGGGACATCAACGTCCCAGAAAACTACGTCAATCCGACCGACGTTGAGCAGAAGCAGATCGCGCAAGACGAATTGCTCAAGAAACGAGCCTACGCGCACTCCGCTCTGCATCCGCTCTGGTCTGGCGATTTCATCAAGCCGGTGAACGCCGCTTCCACACCCACGTTCGGTGAATCCCGCATCCTCAACGAAGAGAAGACCAGCCTGCATACCGGCACCGATTTTCCCGTCGCTGAAGCCACGCCCGTCATCGTCTCCAACTCGGGCACAGTCGTTCTCGTGCGCGATCTCTTCTACGAAGGCAACACGGTGATCGTCGATCACGGCGTTGGCCTCTTTACGGTCTACCTGCACATGTCGCGCATCGACGTCCATGAAGGCGACAAGCTGGATAAAGGCGCGAAGCTCGGCCTTTCCGGAGCGTCCGGCCGCGTCACTGGACCACATCTTCACCTTGGTGTTCGCTGGAGCGGCGTGTGGCTCGACCCCGTTCAACTCCTCGCCATCACATTGCCGAAGACCAGCTTCGCCGCTTCCGAGCGCCATACGGCCGAACGGCTCGCGCACCGGCGATAA